One segment of Panicum virgatum strain AP13 chromosome 1K, P.virgatum_v5, whole genome shotgun sequence DNA contains the following:
- the LOC120706418 gene encoding CTL-like protein DDB_G0274487, with the protein MSSSSTSSYCDASGNPSPLAAAGAAGAAAAGAGAAAAAAWPRRQCRDVFWLVVFLLHLLVFGAALALFGLNRFRQADRFNIGRYANLTAEPWGTPAGSPDPAPAPPPPSVYRSEDPSVPASELTETYWKFYGAAGGVGAALAWAWLAAAAWRKDGGKVVMRTAVHSLTAYLAVASVLCFWGKHFFWGVAFAVGAALHFLYVMSVLDRFPFTMLVLQKAVRMVWELPDVMRIAYVFVLVMLFWMALWSFGVSGIVAFGIPNGGQWWLLLIFSVSLFWTGAVLSNTVHVIVSGMVFLVLIHGGPAAETMPPKPLLKSLQYAVTTSFGSICYGSLFTAAIRTLRWEIRGIRSKIGSNECLLCCIDFLFHIVETLVRFFNKYAYVQIAVNGQSFNRSARDAWELFQSTGIEALVAYDCSGAILLMSTILGGLITGTCTGVWTYFKQSDKAIMVGSTSMLMGMILVGLTVVVVESAVTSIYICYAEDPLLIQRWDPEFFEQLSEALHERLQYRSARARQILNGRLDHLPHTSSI; encoded by the exons ATGTCGtcttcctccacctcctcctactGCGACGCGAGCGGGAACCCTAgccccctggcggcggcgggggcggcgggggccgcggcggcgggtgcgggtgcggcggcggcggcggcgtggccgagGCGGCAGTGCCGGGACGTGTTCTGGCTGGTGGtcttcctcctccacctgctCGTCTTCGGCGCCGCGCTCGCGCTCTTCGGCCTCAACCGCTTCCGCCAGGCCGACCGCTTCAACATCGGCCGCTACGCCAACCTCACCGCGGAGCCCTGGGGCACCCCCGCGGGCTCCCCGgaccccgcgcccgcgccgccgccgccctcggtcTACCGCTCCGAGGACCCCTCGGTGCCGGCGTCCGAGCTCACGGAGACGTACTGGAAGTTCTACGGCGCTGCGGGGGGCGTGGGGGCCGCCCTCGCGTGGgcgtggctggcggcggcggcctggaggaagGACGGCGGCAAGGTGGTCATGCGGACCGCCGTCCACAGCCTCACGGCGtacctcgccgtcgccagcgtccTGTGCTTCTGGGGGAAGCACTTCTTCTGGGGCGTCGCCTTCGCCGTTGGCGCCGCCCTGCACTTCCTCTACGTCATGTCTGTGCTCGATAG GTTTCCCTTCACAATGCTAGTACTGCAGAAGGCAGTAAGGATGGTGTGGGAACTTCCTGATGTGATGAGAATTGCTTATGTATTTGTGTTAGTCATGCTTTTTTGGATGGCATTATGGTCTTTCGGAGTATCTGGCATTGTTGCCTTCGGCATTCCAAATGGTGGGCAATGGTGGCTGCTTTTG ATATTTTCAGTAAGTTTATTTTGGACTGGAGCTGTCCTTAGCAATACGGTCCATGTCATTGTATCAGGGATGGTTTTCCTCGTTCTCATTCATGGTGGTCCAGCTGCTGAAACGATGCCCCCAAAACCTCTTCTAAAGTCCCTTCAGTATGCTGTAACAACTTCATTTGGAAGCATTTGCTATGGTTCACTTTTTACCGCTGCTATTAGGACTTTACGTTGGGAG ATTCGTGGTATTCGTTCTAAAATTGGTAGCAATGAGTGTTTGCTCTGCTGTATTGATTTTTTGTTTCATATTGTGGAGACTCTAGTTCGCTTCTTCAACAAATACGCATATGTACAG ATTGCAGTCAATGGACAGAGTTTTAATCGCTCAGCTAGGGATGCCTGGGAGCTGTTTCAGTCCACAGGGATTGAAGCTCTTGTCGCTTATGACTGTTCGGGTGCTATCCTCCTGATGAGCACAATTTTAGGTGGATTAATAACTGGAACTTGTACAGGCGTTTGGACATATTTCAAACAAAGCGATAAAGCCATTATGGTTGGTTCAACCTCTATGCTTATGGGTATGATACTG GTTGGGCTTACCGTTGTGGTTGTGGAAAGCGCTGTTACGTCAATATACATATGCTATGCTGAGGATCCCCTTTTGATTCAGAGATGGGATCCTGAATTTTTCGAACAACTGTCAGAAGCACTACATGAGCGACTGCAGTACCGAAGTGCACGAGCTCGCCAAATACTGAATGGCCGGCTTGATCATTTGCCGCATACGTCAAGTATTTGA